One bacterium genomic window carries:
- a CDS encoding GDP-mannose 4,6-dehydratase produces MPRALITGITGFAGSHLAEHLLTTKVEVFGIHRWRSRIENIEGIRKSINLIEGDIRDYVSVESVLEQVKPDWIFHLAAQSYVPMSWKAPEETLSTNIMGELNIFEACRKSGLAPIIHIAGSSEEYGLVYPDELPIKESNPLRPLSPYGVSKVAQDMLGYQYFKSYGLKIVRTRAFNHTGPRRGDVFVTSNFAKQIALIEKGLQDPVIKTGNIEAVRDFTDVRDVAKAYALSLENGESGEVYNICSGKGYKIREMLDILLSLSDAKIRVEQEPSRMRPSDVELLIGDSSKFREKTGWRPQIPFEKTMADLLAYWREKV; encoded by the coding sequence ATGCCCCGAGCTCTTATCACTGGAATTACCGGATTTGCCGGGAGCCACCTTGCCGAACATCTTCTAACAACAAAGGTAGAGGTTTTCGGTATACATCGCTGGCGTTCCAGGATAGAAAACATAGAAGGAATCCGGAAGAGCATCAATCTAATTGAAGGCGACATTCGCGACTATGTGTCTGTAGAGAGCGTTCTCGAGCAGGTTAAACCCGATTGGATATTCCATCTTGCCGCACAAAGCTACGTACCGATGTCCTGGAAGGCTCCTGAAGAGACTCTTTCGACCAACATCATGGGCGAACTCAACATATTCGAGGCATGCCGAAAATCCGGGCTGGCGCCTATCATTCATATAGCAGGATCCTCAGAGGAGTATGGTCTTGTATACCCTGACGAACTTCCCATAAAGGAGAGCAACCCTCTGCGTCCCCTCTCGCCCTACGGAGTATCCAAGGTCGCGCAGGACATGCTCGGCTACCAGTATTTCAAGAGCTACGGATTGAAAATCGTAAGAACCCGCGCATTTAATCATACAGGACCCCGGCGAGGCGATGTTTTCGTTACTTCCAACTTCGCAAAACAGATAGCGTTGATCGAAAAGGGACTTCAGGATCCCGTCATCAAAACCGGAAACATCGAAGCCGTAAGGGATTTCACCGATGTAAGGGATGTAGCAAAAGCATACGCTCTATCTTTAGAAAATGGGGAATCTGGAGAGGTATATAACATCTGTTCAGGCAAGGGATACAAGATACGAGAAATGCTCGACATCCTTCTGTCTCTTTCCGACGCTAAGATACGAGTTGAGCAGGAACCTTCCCGCATGAGGCCTTCGGATGTTGAACTTCTTATAGGCGACTCTTCGAAGTTCAGGGAGAAAACCGGCTGGCGGCCGCAGATTCCTTTCGAGAAGACCATGGCCGATCTCCTTGCATACTGGCGGGAAAAGGTGTAA
- a CDS encoding SIMPL domain-containing protein (The SIMPL domain is named for its presence in mouse protein SIMPL (signalling molecule that associates with mouse pelle-like kinase). Bacterial member BP26, from Brucella, was shown to assemble into a channel-like structure, while YggE from E. coli has been associated with resistance to oxidative stress.), whose product MMKKLLAVGLGLGFCLTSLYAAEEKTPRTISVTGTSEISVAPDICYMSFSVETSDKSAIKAYNENNDIMNKVNSAIKALGIEAKDLNTSYFSIAPQYYWEEKTGKNVFDGYKVYNSLNVKVRDLSKVGKILDAAVNAGATTVGGVSFTVENPKKYNVELREQAIKAAFTKATQMANLTGLKLGKPMSVSENEPGDYYQYYAQANVMTSMYRDGGESAPSIEAGEFKVTHTVYITYEVE is encoded by the coding sequence ATGATGAAAAAATTACTGGCTGTAGGCTTAGGCTTAGGTTTTTGCCTGACATCCCTCTATGCCGCCGAAGAAAAAACGCCTCGGACAATATCGGTAACGGGAACTTCAGAGATAAGTGTAGCACCGGATATTTGTTATATGAGCTTTTCGGTTGAAACAAGCGACAAGAGCGCCATTAAGGCATACAACGAGAACAACGATATCATGAACAAAGTCAACTCCGCAATCAAAGCTCTTGGAATTGAAGCGAAAGATTTAAACACCAGCTATTTCTCAATAGCTCCCCAGTACTACTGGGAAGAAAAAACCGGCAAGAACGTTTTCGACGGATACAAGGTATACAATTCACTCAACGTAAAAGTACGGGATTTATCGAAGGTAGGGAAAATTCTTGATGCGGCCGTTAACGCAGGCGCTACAACAGTCGGAGGCGTTTCTTTCACCGTGGAGAACCCCAAGAAATACAACGTCGAGCTCAGAGAACAGGCCATCAAGGCTGCCTTCACCAAGGCAACCCAGATGGCGAATCTTACTGGACTCAAGCTTGGCAAGCCGATGTCTGTTTCCGAGAACGAACCAGGCGATTACTACCAGTATTATGCCCAGGCGAACGTTATGACTTCGATGTATCGTGACGGCGGCGAATCCGCACCTTCGATAGAAGCCGGAGAATTCAAAGTCACTCATACCGTGTATATCACGTACGAAGTAGAGTAA
- a CDS encoding 50S ribosomal protein L28: MSRVCEVCGKGALRGHQISHSHKISSRRYEVNLQSVKVRKGNKIETILVCAKCLKAGKVARV, encoded by the coding sequence ATGTCGAGAGTTTGCGAAGTATGCGGCAAAGGAGCGCTTAGGGGACACCAGATATCTCACTCCCATAAGATCTCAAGCCGCAGGTATGAAGTAAATCTGCAGAGCGTTAAGGTTCGTAAAGGCAACAAGATAGAAACGATTCTTGTGTGCGCTAAGTGCCTCAAAGCAGGCAAGGTAGCGCGCGTCTAG
- a CDS encoding SIMPL domain-containing protein (The SIMPL domain is named for its presence in mouse protein SIMPL (signalling molecule that associates with mouse pelle-like kinase). Bacterial member BP26, from Brucella, was shown to assemble into a channel-like structure, while YggE from E. coli has been associated with resistance to oxidative stress.): MKRLYAIISVLLLTTGLMYAEESQKPERRTLAVTGTADITVSPDICYISFAVETNNRKAGDAYMENVELMNRINAAIKAQGVEAKDMQTTNFSISPQYQYTEKRRIFQGYRVYNTLFIAVRNLSKVPDVLDAAIEAGALDVGGITFTVEDSKRYTEDVRKQALRDARKKAEESAQILGFKLGIPITVSESEPYGYDQYYNKSLSGMVAREEADMAPAPSIEAGQLKLSRTVYVTYEILPL, translated from the coding sequence ATGAAAAGACTTTATGCAATCATCAGCGTTCTTTTATTGACAACAGGTCTCATGTACGCTGAGGAGTCCCAGAAGCCCGAACGACGCACCCTTGCAGTAACAGGTACTGCAGATATAACGGTTTCTCCTGATATATGCTATATAAGCTTTGCGGTCGAAACGAACAACCGCAAAGCAGGAGACGCTTACATGGAAAATGTGGAGCTCATGAACCGCATCAACGCGGCTATAAAAGCCCAGGGCGTTGAAGCAAAAGACATGCAGACAACCAACTTTTCTATCTCGCCCCAATACCAGTACACGGAGAAGCGAAGGATATTTCAGGGATACAGGGTGTACAATACACTTTTTATTGCGGTACGTAATCTTTCAAAAGTACCTGATGTTCTTGATGCTGCCATTGAAGCAGGAGCCCTTGATGTGGGTGGAATAACGTTCACGGTCGAGGATTCCAAGAGGTACACCGAGGATGTTCGTAAACAGGCCCTAAGAGATGCGCGGAAGAAAGCGGAGGAATCTGCACAGATACTCGGCTTCAAGCTCGGCATACCCATCACCGTCAGCGAATCTGAACCCTATGGGTACGACCAATACTATAACAAATCCTTAAGCGGAATGGTGGCAAGAGAGGAAGCCGATATGGCTCCTGCACCTTCAATAGAAGCAGGACAGTTAAAGCTTTCAAGAACCGTATACGTAACATATGAGATTCTGCCTTTGTAA
- a CDS encoding SIMPL domain-containing protein (The SIMPL domain is named for its presence in mouse protein SIMPL (signalling molecule that associates with mouse pelle-like kinase). Bacterial member BP26, from Brucella, was shown to assemble into a channel-like structure, while YggE from E. coli has been associated with resistance to oxidative stress.), with product MNEQAGILPLPRRTIQVSGTAKVTLSPDVCYMTFTVESEHKNAAKAYKENNKLANQIISRVKTLGIESRDIKSFYFSIMPYYKIISNTTRQVIDGYRIFHYLMITARDLALVSDILDLAVEAGATGVHSINFTVEEPKKHTADARIRALEAAKQKAEKAADILGFRLGTPVSVSENEPGFYPNYPYYAQSTQPGAMREYAAAQPQARQASVEPGETSFSVTMHVVYEIEPL from the coding sequence GTGAACGAACAAGCCGGTATTCTACCGCTTCCACGCCGCACCATTCAAGTTTCGGGGACGGCAAAAGTTACGCTATCACCGGACGTGTGCTATATGACTTTTACGGTTGAATCAGAACACAAGAATGCGGCAAAAGCTTATAAAGAAAACAACAAGCTTGCAAATCAGATAATCTCCAGGGTTAAAACGCTCGGCATTGAATCCAGGGATATCAAAAGCTTTTATTTTTCCATAATGCCTTACTACAAGATTATCTCCAACACCACGAGACAGGTAATAGACGGCTACAGAATCTTCCACTATCTAATGATTACCGCCAGAGATCTTGCTCTGGTATCCGACATACTCGATCTTGCGGTCGAAGCCGGAGCAACAGGCGTTCACAGCATCAACTTTACGGTTGAAGAACCTAAAAAGCATACAGCAGATGCCAGAATTCGGGCATTGGAGGCGGCTAAACAGAAAGCCGAAAAAGCCGCAGATATTCTCGGGTTCCGTCTAGGAACACCCGTTTCAGTTTCAGAAAACGAACCGGGGTTTTATCCCAATTACCCTTACTACGCACAATCCACTCAGCCAGGGGCAATGCGGGAGTATGCTGCCGCTCAGCCTCAAGCGCGCCAGGCGAGTGTGGAGCCGGGAGAAACGAGTTTTTCAGTTACCATGCACGTAGTTTACGAAATCGAACCTCTGTAG
- a CDS encoding leucyl aminopeptidase, giving the protein MKIEVKRGDVASISTPLIIVNLFKGVKSPGGATGAIDKALDGVVSNAIGAGEIEGKLGETVLFHTYGKIKPERVLVVGLGDAEKFGAEEARRAAASAVWSAERYSIKEASTIVHGAGIGGMELEAAAESVVVGSLLAAYRFDKYKPEETKNKPAIERLTLVEQDEEKLAFFKSGALRGEIISNAQNLARDFVNEPSNVMTPCAFAEAVSLNLEGSNASVEIFDEEWIQKKQMNLLWGVAKGSENPPRLIVIKYSGGRKEDPWLGIIGKGVMFDSGGISLKAPQGMEGMKGDMAGAAAVAGALIASVKLGVKKNILAVIPAAMNEPDGRAQNPGDIIKSFDGPSVEIISTDAEGRLIMADALSYARELGASYLIDIATLTGASVVSLGHRVAGLFSTSDMMRDLFLRNVNSTGEKLWPMPMFDEYNELLESNAAEIKNSGGQHAGAITAAKFLERFTDKKPWVHIDMAAKDVVDKTYGCYRKGATGFGVRTLLRFIETWEG; this is encoded by the coding sequence ATGAAGATAGAAGTGAAGAGGGGGGATGTTGCAAGCATCTCAACTCCTTTAATAATTGTCAATCTGTTTAAGGGTGTAAAGTCACCTGGCGGAGCAACAGGCGCGATAGACAAAGCCTTGGATGGAGTTGTGTCCAATGCCATCGGTGCTGGTGAAATCGAAGGAAAGCTTGGCGAGACGGTTCTATTTCATACTTACGGCAAGATTAAGCCGGAGCGTGTTCTTGTTGTTGGGCTGGGTGATGCCGAAAAGTTCGGGGCCGAAGAAGCGCGCAGGGCTGCGGCTTCAGCAGTATGGTCGGCTGAAAGATACTCCATTAAGGAAGCCTCTACCATTGTCCATGGGGCAGGGATAGGCGGGATGGAACTCGAAGCCGCGGCAGAAAGTGTTGTTGTAGGCTCCTTGCTTGCTGCCTATCGTTTCGACAAGTATAAACCCGAAGAAACAAAAAATAAACCGGCAATTGAAAGACTCACTTTGGTCGAGCAGGATGAGGAGAAACTCGCGTTTTTCAAATCAGGTGCTTTGCGAGGAGAGATAATCAGCAATGCCCAAAATTTAGCGCGTGATTTTGTTAACGAACCGAGCAATGTAATGACACCTTGCGCCTTTGCCGAAGCAGTATCCCTGAATCTTGAAGGTTCGAATGCATCTGTTGAAATCTTCGACGAAGAATGGATTCAAAAAAAACAGATGAACCTTCTCTGGGGAGTGGCGAAAGGCAGCGAAAACCCGCCAAGGCTGATTGTAATCAAGTACTCAGGAGGCAGAAAGGAAGACCCATGGTTAGGCATAATCGGCAAGGGAGTTATGTTCGATTCCGGCGGAATATCGCTGAAAGCGCCGCAGGGGATGGAAGGCATGAAAGGGGATATGGCGGGTGCGGCTGCCGTGGCCGGCGCATTGATTGCATCCGTCAAGCTGGGCGTTAAAAAGAATATTCTTGCCGTAATTCCGGCGGCAATGAACGAACCAGACGGAAGAGCGCAGAATCCAGGAGACATTATCAAGAGTTTTGACGGTCCTTCGGTTGAAATAATATCTACCGATGCCGAAGGCAGGCTCATTATGGCAGACGCTCTAAGCTATGCGCGTGAACTCGGAGCATCATACCTCATTGATATAGCTACTCTTACAGGAGCGTCCGTCGTCTCGCTTGGACACAGGGTAGCGGGTCTTTTCTCAACGAGCGATATGATGAGAGACCTTTTTTTGAGAAATGTCAATTCAACCGGAGAAAAGCTCTGGCCTATGCCGATGTTTGACGAGTACAACGAGCTTTTAGAGAGTAATGCCGCCGAGATAAAGAACTCAGGCGGACAGCACGCCGGCGCGATTACGGCTGCCAAATTTCTGGAACGTTTTACCGATAAGAAACCGTGGGTCCATATCGACATGGCTGCGAAGGATGTAGTAGACAAGACATACGGCTGTTACAGAAAAGGAGCCACCGGATTCGGCGTCAGAACCCTTTTGCGCTTCATTGAAACCTGGGAAGGATGA
- the mnmA gene encoding tRNA 2-thiouridine(34) synthase MnmA: MKSERKVLIGMSGGVDSSVAAYLLKEQGFEVNGFTLRMWSEEGKCCSRDAIEAAVEVSRKLGIPHSIIDVRKQFENEVVEYFLDEYRNGRTPNPCAVCNERIRFGLFWDNFERFGADYLSTGHYAKITSQIKSSILPGVPESSKNQEYSLTKAADLRKSQEYFLALIPKSRLSRLIFPLGDLMKSDVKKIATDEKLPCISRESQDICFIPDGDTQGFLKKHLGEKEGEIVDLEGNILGSHKGIWFHTVGQRKGLGIAVGEPLFVVRLDPVSNRVIVGPRSALCGTCFKITRINRFTDMDLSSIRLSCKIRYATPQVPCRLESDKVLLDRELEAITPGQLAVIYHEERVVMAGTISCDMQQNGNPSISPI, translated from the coding sequence ATGAAAAGTGAACGCAAAGTATTGATTGGTATGAGCGGAGGGGTGGACTCTTCAGTTGCTGCATATCTACTTAAAGAACAAGGATTCGAAGTCAACGGATTCACCTTGCGCATGTGGTCAGAAGAAGGAAAATGCTGTTCAAGAGACGCTATTGAGGCGGCTGTCGAAGTCTCGAGAAAACTGGGCATACCGCATTCCATAATCGACGTGCGCAAGCAGTTTGAGAACGAAGTTGTAGAATATTTTCTTGACGAATACAGGAACGGCAGGACCCCAAACCCTTGCGCGGTATGCAATGAACGCATCCGGTTCGGGCTGTTCTGGGACAATTTCGAACGTTTCGGTGCCGATTATCTCTCAACCGGTCACTATGCAAAAATAACATCCCAAATAAAATCTTCGATTTTGCCCGGCGTCCCCGAATCTTCTAAAAATCAGGAATATTCCCTCACAAAGGCAGCCGACCTCCGCAAATCGCAGGAGTATTTTCTGGCTCTCATTCCCAAATCGAGGCTTTCCAGACTCATCTTTCCATTGGGTGATCTGATGAAATCCGATGTTAAAAAAATCGCAACCGATGAGAAACTGCCCTGTATAAGCCGCGAAAGTCAGGATATTTGCTTCATACCTGACGGCGATACGCAGGGATTTCTCAAAAAACATCTTGGTGAAAAGGAAGGCGAGATCGTTGACCTTGAAGGCAACATCCTCGGCTCTCACAAGGGAATCTGGTTTCACACCGTCGGCCAGCGCAAAGGGCTCGGTATAGCAGTGGGTGAACCCTTGTTCGTAGTGCGGCTCGACCCTGTAAGCAATCGCGTAATCGTAGGTCCGCGTTCGGCGCTCTGCGGCACTTGCTTCAAGATAACCCGCATTAACCGTTTTACCGATATGGACTTATCATCCATCCGCCTCTCCTGCAAGATACGCTACGCAACCCCCCAGGTTCCGTGCCGTCTGGAATCGGACAAGGTGCTGCTCGACCGTGAACTCGAAGCCATAACGCCGGGTCAGCTTGCCGTCATCTACCACGAGGAGAGGGTCGTGATGGCAGGCACCATCTCTTGCGATATGCAACAAAACGGTAATCCAAGCATTTCACCAATCTAA
- the pheT gene encoding phenylalanine--tRNA ligase subunit beta, producing MRLPLRLLEELTGTAHSAHTVAHYLSKVGFPVEEIIELLPFDPQVKTAMVEGVVERLDDGIIVTVECGEERFHAYSHTEIASEGIIAIAFEGSPIVKENLGGRDGVSAVVVTEKDLGLDDDYPVILPVGTQTGLPLAEVIESTVLNVEITPNRGDLYSLYGLARELSPLIGESFNVPSAPLLDIVKKEHNFKLSIEADEDIRQYYGFLIEGVKIQPSPFWLRWRLHAFGARPVNNIVDISNYVMFITGQPLHAFDASVIRGGRVRVRRAKELEKITAIDHKTYELSPHCLLIADEDHPLAIAGIMGGEGSEVNAGTKRIFLESAEFVPQPIRFGIGATGLQSDSSKRFAAGIDGAITRDAALVFIDMLQDILADATVSGELAWGSFIEKDTVTLAGEKLDSYASTGIDLKKESRNLELIGFKVEITGKTLFAKVPSHRNDLLEDVDLIEEILRLRGYDDLPSRFIIKTNSPGKTHELSRFLNHLRSFLSGLGLSETYSLTFLSKKEIEDEFAGETIELTNPLSERMSVMRPSLASGLLAIASNNIRFGEENLALYEIGNVFSKKDPDSQEMLRLGILLCGKSEPLSWDRAPRNVDFFDIKGIVEMLCIHFGLNPDEMMFEATTKSFYTSEACSLTVNGCYHGIFGKVAPQYLEKAGISEDIFYAELDLSELYKLFSKKYLYKPLSRFHSTERDLALLLDASVVAQQVMQFVQREAGDICAGVDIFDNYSGKPLAEGKRNLGLRLLFVPKNRNFSKDELDGIMSDLSEKVAVKFNAQIRGREGDGN from the coding sequence ATGAGATTACCTTTACGTTTACTCGAAGAATTGACTGGGACCGCGCATTCGGCGCATACGGTTGCCCACTATTTAAGCAAGGTCGGATTTCCCGTAGAAGAAATAATCGAGCTCCTTCCTTTTGACCCGCAGGTCAAAACTGCAATGGTTGAAGGCGTTGTTGAAAGACTCGATGATGGAATTATCGTTACTGTTGAATGCGGGGAAGAGCGGTTTCATGCATATTCTCACACAGAAATCGCTTCAGAAGGCATTATCGCGATTGCCTTTGAAGGTAGCCCTATCGTAAAGGAAAATCTTGGAGGCAGGGATGGCGTATCAGCGGTGGTGGTTACAGAAAAGGACTTGGGGCTTGATGATGACTATCCGGTTATTTTGCCCGTGGGGACCCAGACGGGCTTACCGCTGGCCGAAGTCATTGAAAGTACTGTTCTTAATGTTGAAATTACACCCAACAGGGGCGACCTTTATTCGCTTTACGGGCTTGCGAGAGAATTATCACCATTAATAGGCGAGAGTTTTAATGTTCCTTCGGCGCCTTTGCTGGACATAGTCAAGAAAGAACATAACTTCAAGCTGAGCATTGAAGCGGACGAAGACATCAGACAGTATTACGGATTTCTTATCGAGGGTGTGAAGATACAGCCGTCTCCATTCTGGTTGAGATGGAGGCTTCATGCATTCGGAGCAAGACCGGTGAACAACATTGTAGATATTTCCAATTATGTGATGTTTATTACCGGTCAGCCCCTTCACGCCTTTGATGCATCCGTAATCAGGGGCGGACGTGTTCGAGTGAGAAGGGCAAAGGAGCTTGAAAAAATAACGGCAATCGACCATAAGACTTATGAACTATCACCGCATTGCCTGCTTATTGCTGATGAGGATCATCCTCTGGCGATTGCCGGCATCATGGGAGGAGAGGGTTCTGAAGTTAACGCGGGCACAAAGAGGATTTTCCTCGAATCCGCGGAGTTCGTTCCACAGCCCATAAGATTCGGGATTGGCGCTACAGGACTGCAGAGCGATTCGAGCAAGCGCTTTGCAGCCGGTATAGATGGCGCTATAACGCGTGATGCCGCCTTGGTATTCATCGATATGCTTCAGGATATTCTGGCCGACGCTACCGTATCTGGAGAACTTGCCTGGGGCAGTTTTATAGAAAAAGATACTGTCACTCTCGCGGGCGAAAAGCTTGATTCATATGCGAGTACCGGAATCGACCTCAAAAAGGAGTCGAGAAACCTTGAGCTTATAGGTTTCAAGGTCGAGATAACTGGAAAAACCCTCTTTGCAAAAGTTCCTTCACACCGAAACGATTTGCTTGAGGATGTGGATCTTATCGAAGAAATATTAAGACTCAGGGGTTACGATGATCTTCCATCAAGATTTATTATTAAGACCAATTCACCAGGCAAAACTCACGAACTATCACGTTTTTTGAACCATCTTCGCAGTTTTCTTTCCGGTCTCGGACTGAGTGAAACCTACTCCTTGACTTTTTTATCAAAGAAGGAAATCGAGGACGAGTTTGCCGGTGAGACGATAGAACTCACGAACCCCCTTTCGGAAAGAATGAGTGTCATGAGGCCTTCCCTTGCATCCGGATTGCTAGCGATAGCATCCAACAATATCCGTTTCGGCGAAGAAAACCTTGCTTTGTATGAAATCGGCAACGTATTCAGCAAAAAGGATCCCGATTCGCAGGAAATGCTTCGCCTTGGAATTCTTTTGTGCGGCAAAAGCGAACCATTGTCATGGGATAGAGCGCCTCGAAATGTGGATTTTTTTGATATCAAAGGCATTGTCGAGATGCTTTGCATTCATTTCGGACTGAACCCTGACGAAATGATGTTTGAAGCAACAACCAAGTCATTTTATACAAGCGAGGCATGTTCCCTAACAGTGAATGGCTGTTATCATGGAATTTTCGGCAAGGTTGCTCCACAATACCTTGAAAAGGCTGGAATCTCAGAAGATATTTTTTATGCTGAATTGGACTTATCCGAGCTATATAAGCTTTTTTCTAAAAAGTACTTGTATAAACCATTGTCTAGATTCCATTCAACTGAGAGAGATTTAGCCTTGCTTCTCGATGCAAGTGTAGTTGCTCAGCAAGTTATGCAATTTGTGCAAAGAGAGGCAGGTGATATTTGCGCGGGAGTAGACATCTTTGATAATTATTCGGGCAAGCCTCTTGCTGAAGGCAAACGTAATCTTGGACTAAGGCTTTTATTCGTGCCTAAAAATCGAAATTTTTCTAAAGATGAACTGGACGGGATTATGTCAGATTTGTCCGAAAAGGTTGCCGTTAAGTTCAACGCGCAAATAAGAGGAAGAGAAGGAGATGGAAACTGA
- a CDS encoding cell division protein ZapA, with protein sequence MPIDKITISGHEIQVRHDTSVERLERLASWIDKLIREKKEKFGNISMMRSVLLVTLDLAEQLDSKRLTVEKEIAERAQHLIKEIEEVI encoded by the coding sequence ATGCCAATAGATAAGATAACCATATCCGGCCACGAAATACAGGTGCGCCACGATACTTCTGTAGAGAGGCTTGAGCGTCTTGCTTCGTGGATTGATAAGTTAATACGCGAGAAGAAAGAAAAGTTCGGCAACATTTCAATGATGCGATCGGTGCTTCTGGTGACTCTGGATTTAGCCGAACAACTTGATTCTAAGCGTCTTACGGTTGAAAAAGAAATTGCCGAGAGGGCTCAACATCTCATCAAGGAAATAGAAGAGGTAATTTAG
- the rny gene encoding ribonuclease Y, with amino-acid sequence MTILIISGTALVAFLLGFFLFQVMRIRSIANSKVRAAQIIKDAEKEVENLLKAADVEAKERWLKAREKLEKQFSLERKELDKQSKKITEREVILERRSHYLTERESALIRNEKYLANLEKILKTKMERYDQLIEEENRRLESISLISKEKAKTELLANLRRQADLEAIQMVKDIKDHARQDAERAAKEIVSQAIQKVSLSHWAETTVSVVELPSEELKGRIIGREGRNIRTFETLTGVEVLVDDTPGAVIISAFDPLRREKAKVTLERLIVDGRIHPARIEEIYNEVDKELLEHIRITGEETTAEFGIIGLNEELYNYIGKMKYRYSYGQNLLQHSREVANLCMHMASELKLDTQLAVRAGLMHDIGKVADSNIEGPHAEIGARIVSQYGEDPLVINAVASHHEEVSMDSAYSFIVAAADAISGSRPGARRETLEAYLKRLERLENIATSFEGVEKAYAIQAGRELRVLVQPEVVSDLEVEEMSHKIARQIQTELQYPGYIKVVVIREVRNVEYAK; translated from the coding sequence ATGACGATTCTTATTATTTCGGGCACGGCTCTTGTAGCCTTCCTTTTAGGATTTTTTCTGTTTCAGGTGATGAGAATAAGAAGTATAGCAAACTCAAAGGTAAGGGCCGCTCAGATTATAAAGGATGCCGAAAAGGAGGTCGAAAATCTCCTTAAGGCTGCCGATGTAGAAGCCAAAGAGCGCTGGTTAAAAGCCAGGGAAAAGCTTGAAAAACAATTTTCTCTTGAAAGAAAGGAACTTGACAAACAATCGAAAAAGATAACCGAGAGGGAAGTGATACTCGAGAGACGAAGCCATTACCTTACCGAACGAGAGAGCGCCCTTATCCGCAACGAGAAATATCTTGCGAATCTAGAGAAGATTCTTAAAACCAAGATGGAAAGATATGATCAGCTTATCGAAGAAGAAAACCGAAGGCTCGAAAGCATATCGCTCATCAGCAAGGAAAAAGCCAAAACCGAGCTACTTGCCAATTTGAGAAGACAGGCCGATCTTGAGGCCATTCAGATGGTTAAGGATATTAAAGATCATGCACGCCAGGATGCTGAAAGAGCAGCCAAGGAAATAGTTTCCCAGGCTATTCAAAAGGTTTCTCTTTCTCACTGGGCTGAGACGACAGTGTCTGTAGTCGAGCTGCCTTCTGAAGAACTCAAGGGTCGAATAATTGGACGTGAAGGTCGAAATATCAGGACGTTCGAGACTCTTACTGGCGTTGAGGTTCTTGTGGATGACACGCCAGGCGCCGTAATTATCTCGGCCTTCGATCCTTTGAGGCGTGAAAAAGCCAAAGTCACTCTGGAAAGACTAATCGTTGACGGCAGAATACATCCCGCTCGAATTGAGGAAATCTATAATGAGGTCGACAAGGAACTGCTTGAACACATTAGGATCACAGGTGAAGAAACCACGGCCGAGTTCGGCATCATAGGGCTTAACGAGGAGTTATATAACTACATAGGAAAAATGAAGTATCGCTACAGCTACGGACAGAATCTGCTTCAACATTCGAGAGAAGTTGCAAATCTTTGCATGCATATGGCAAGCGAACTGAAACTTGATACGCAACTGGCTGTAAGAGCCGGTCTCATGCATGATATAGGCAAGGTTGCGGACTCCAACATCGAAGGTCCCCATGCGGAGATAGGAGCGCGCATAGTGAGTCAGTACGGAGAAGACCCGTTGGTTATTAATGCGGTCGCTTCCCATCACGAGGAAGTATCTATGGATAGTGCGTATTCGTTCATTGTTGCCGCCGCTGACGCCATATCGGGTTCTCGTCCAGGGGCCCGCAGAGAAACCCTTGAGGCTTATCTTAAAAGACTTGAGAGGCTTGAAAATATTGCTACCAGTTTTGAAGGCGTAGAGAAAGCGTATGCCATACAAGCTGGCCGCGAGCTGCGCGTTCTTGTTCAGCCTGAGGTCGTTTCCGATCTCGAAGTAGAAGAGATGAGTCACAAGATTGCAAGACAGATCCAAACCGAACTTCAATATCCAGGTTATATTAAAGTCGTAGTGATCAGGGAGGTTCGGAACGTGGAATATGCTAAATAA